The nucleotide sequence ACAAGCTCGGATCATCGAAACCAAAAAGAACGAATATTGAGGGGAAGAACCGATGTACGCTGAAATTATGCTGGGCACCCGCCCCACGGGCCGGGGCCATCCGATCCGCCGACTACCGAGCGGCGGATTTTCGCCAGGAAATCGCGTTTTTCGAGGCGCGCTTGCGAGATGGGCGAAGAAGGCGATTGCGCCTACGAAGGCATCTCAGCCGCGCCTATGAAACGCTGTTGCGCGAGCGCCGCGACCCAGCTCTCTCCAATTGCGAGCCTGATCGTCCGATCTGGCCAGTTCTCGCCTCCGGCTGGCAAGAAATCGTTTATCATGCACGGTCGATCCTCGAAACTGTTGGCCGGTAAACGAACCGGCGGAGACGTCGCCCGGAAAGCTTTATTTCGCGCCGTCGCGCTGCTCGGTTCGCTGCTGTTGGTGGTGTCGCGCCGGCGGCCAACTCTGAGTAGTCTGCCCGTCAATCCTTTTAAGGCCCGCTAGCGAAAGTGTCCACGGGTTCCGGGTTTTCATCGGCGATGCGGTCATGCGACCTTGACCGCCACCGGCCCAGGAACGCCTATCAGATGAGCGCTCAGGTTCCGGCCTACGGTTTATTGGCTGCGCTGGTTTCAGGCAGATCGACGAGCAGCATGAGCGGTGAAATTCGCGATGGCGCTGTCCGCCCAACCCCAATACGAAACGACGGGTGGAGACACCTAAGAAAAAGCAACGGCGGGAATTACTGATTGGCCGGCGCAGCAACCGGCCAGCGATAATGATGAAAGCCACGCTGCCGCTGTCGCCCGGCGTACTGAACCCGTTGAGCTTGAAATTTGCGGGTCATGTGGACGGTTGCGGCGCGGTGATTTTCCTTCGGAGTTGTCTCCCGGACGGGATCGAACTGGATTCTATCAGATCCAAGAACGAAGGCGAGGAAACGCTGGGACTCGGTCGGCAAACTGCGCGGCGGATCAGTCAACCAAACCCGGCAAGACAAACTCCGACGGCTGGTCCGCGCCCGGAGTTGGGTTATATGCCGGTGCGGCCCACGCTACGAAAGGATGAGAAGGAGGTGCTGCGCATGGAACCTCGGGCGGTCGAACGTCCCTGAATTTGGCCGCCGGCAAACTTTCTTAGCAATGCGGTTCGATCGTTTTCGGTTCTCCGGCGTCGTGAAACGCGACTGGCCGCTGATGGGTGGCTGGCGCTGGCGCTGTGGGGCCAGCTTCTCTCATAAGCTTTCGGCGCGGTGCCGGGGCTGATCTGGATGAAGGCGTTCGGTCAGGCCACCCGTCGAATGTTCTTGCGCGACGATTTCGGTTCGACTTATCTCAACCAGTCGGCCGCGTTACGACAAACCCATTCTCAGCTATTGGCTGCGCAAGCAGCTCGGCGGTACGGCTTTTTGGAGTCGATGAATGGGTCTGGCTCCGCTCCGTCGGCGCTGGCCGCCACCGCCTGGACCTTGGTGGTTTTTCTGTTCGGGCGTCGGGTGGCCGGCAGCCGTCGGGAGCGACGATGGCGCTGCTGCTGGCGACCTCGCTGGCGGTGACGGTGATCGGCAAGGCGGCCACCCGCTGATCCCCTTGCTCAATCCGCTTTGTTGTCGGCCAGTCTGCTGGCGTTGTATCTCTATCTGCGCGAAGGGCACGGGGTTGGCTCATGGCGGCGGCGGCGGCGATGGCCTTGGGGTTCCTGACCAAGGGTCCGGTTGCGGTGGCGATTCCGCCGCGGTCAGCTGGCGTACTGCGCCAGTCGGGGCGAAGGGGCGGCCTGGCTGCGGCTGGCGGTGGACTGGCGGGCCTGGGGCTTGTGTTTTTCTCGGTCGCCGCGCCCTGGTATATCGTGCAATATCTGCGCGAAGGAGAAGGATTTTTTTGGGCTTTTTCTCAGCCACAATCTGGGTCGCTTCCAAGAACCGCTGGAAGGGCACGGCGGCGGTTGGTGGTATTACCTTCCGGTGTTGTTGGTGGGGTGTTGCCCTATACCGCCCTGCTGCTGCGGGTGCTGGGCCGCTGGCGGGAAACGCTCGCCGATCCGCTGGGCCGCTATTTGCTGATCTGGTTCGGGCTGGTGTTCGTGCTGTTTTCGCTGGCGGCCACCAAGCTGCCGCATTATCTGATCTAGCAAACACCGGGCTGTTTCTGTTGATGGCCCCGGATTTGGACAGCCTGCCGGGCGGTTGGTCGCTGTTGCCGCAACTGCTGTTTCTGGCGCTGTTGTTGGTTTTGCCGGCGGCGGTGGCGGTGGCCTTGCCGCGCGTGCGGGATGAATTGGTGCGCGCCCAACTCGAAGGCTTGCGTTTCCGCTCGCTTATTATCTCTGCTGTTGGTGGGGCGTTGCTGCTGACGGTCTATTGGATGCGCGAGCCGCGGATCGCATTGGCTTATAAAATGCTAGCCAGCGGTTGACGCTGGTTTTCCGGGTCTCCAATCAAGTGCCGCTGGTGGTCAGCGTCCGGCAACTACCGGTGAAGGAGGCGGGTTTGTTGGCGCGTCAACTGCAAGCGCCCGCGGTGATGTCGGGCATCAATGCGCCAAGCTTCAGCGTTTACAGCGGGCGGATTGTCGAGCGTCGCGAGCCGCGTCCCGGCGACGGTGCTGACCCAAAGCGCGCGTTTGCCGGCGCTGGCCTCGCACGAAACGCTCTACCAGCAACACGGGATCGCGCTGGCGCGGATCTCACCGACCGTTGCTGACGACGAGGCTGCGTCGCGTGCGCCGGCCACGGCCCGTTCCTTTAACCCACCGGGCCAACGCCGTGATGCCTGCCCGGCGCCAGTACGCTCGCCGCTGGAATCCCTGGTATTGGGATTTACCGCTGGCGGCGCTGGCCGGCATGGTGGCGATCGCCGTATTACAGCGAATGAGCCGCTGTTTTTGGGATTCAATCGGTTGAGCGCGTCTACTGGCGACGGATTCGGCCAACTTAACCGTTCCGGGGGGATGCCTTGATTGCACTGACGCTATTTTTGCCGCTGGTGCGGCGTTGGCCGGAACTGGTTTGGGCGGGAGTGCTGGCGGAGTGCTGGACCTTCCTGTTCGTGCACGGTTTCAAACATTCGCTGGCTGTGCCGCGTCCGGCGTCGCTTGGCCAGAGCAGTTTCACGTCATCGGTCGGGTTTTGCTGACCCTTTCGTTTCTTCGGGCCATGCCGCCACGGTGGCCATGTTGACCGGTGTTATCGTTTTACATTTACCGGATGACCGGCGCCGGCGCTGGTCTTGGCTGCTGCTGGTCTTGGCCGGTCTGGTCGGCCTGTCGCGCGTCGTCGTCGGAGCGCACTGGCCGCTGGATGTGCTGGCCGGTGTGACGGGCGGTTGGCTGGCGGCGGTGCTCGGTACCGTTTGGGCGCAGCGTTGGGCTTGGGCGTCACGCCGGCCGGGCGGCGTTGGTTGACCCTACTGCTGGTCGGTTGCGCCCTGAGCGCGCTACTGTTTTACCGGACGGGTTATCCGCAAGCCGACCTTTTGCAACGTATTTTGGCGTTGTTGGTCTTGCTGGGGTCGCTTATCAACTGGCGGTGGAGCGCCAGGAAGCAGCGCGCCTCAGAACCGAAACGGATCGATGTTGAATGACCGCCAACGTTCGGTTGTGGTTCGGCCTGGCCGTCTTGGTGCTGGTGATAGCCGGCGTCCAGTGGCTGATCGGCTGGAGCCAACTTCTGATGCTCTGGCGCTTCATTTCCGCCCGCCGCTCTGGTGTCGGCGGCGCTGTTGACTTCTGGGGTAGCTATGCCGTGCGGGCGCTGCGGTTGTACGATTATTTTCTGCCGGTCACGCACGGCGGGTTTTGTGGCCTGCCTCAAGCTGACCCTGTTGCACAACCTGTTCAATAATCTGTTGCCGATGCGAACCGGAGAAGTATCGTTTCCGGTGCTGATGACCCGCTATTTCGCCACGCCGCTGGCTGGTTCGCTGGCCGCGTTGCTATGGTTTCGCCTGATGGATTTGCACGCTTTGGCGGCGGTGGCGTTGCTCGCCGTCGGTGGTCGCTGGTTGGATGTGGGGTGGGCGGGCTTGCTGACAGCCGTTTGGTTGGGCCTGCCGTGGTGGTCGTTCCGGTTGAGCAGCGCCGGCGTTGGCCCGGTTGGGCCAACGTTTGCCGGCGCGTTGGCGAGAGCGGCTGGCGCGAGCGCGAGCAGGGCTGCCGCAAACCCCGACCGCATTTTGGCGGGCTTGGTTGTGGACGCAGCTCAACTGGCTGGTGAAGTTGGCGGTGTTCGCCTGGATTTTGCGGCTGTTTGCGCCGATGCCGGGGCGGCGGCGGTGATGGGCGCCATCGGCGGCGATCTGACCAGCGTGTTGCCGGTGCACGGCGTTGCGGGCGCGGGGACCCTGCGAAGCCGGGGTCGTTGCGGCCCTGACGCCATTCGACATACCGACGGCGGCGGCGTTGGCGGCGGCGGTCAACCTGCATCTGTTCATGCTCGGCTTGTCGTTGCTTGGCGGCGCGCTGGGGTTTTTGCTGAGCCATGATCGACCCGCCGCCGGACTGCTGCGCCACAATGGATGAACGCTTGCTGCTATGGGTCAACCAAGGTTGGGGCCAGCCGTTGCTGGACGGGCTGTTCTGGTGGGTGTCGCAGCGGCTGTGGTTTGCTTTACCCCTGGCGTTGATCCTGCTGTACGATAGCGTTCGCCGTTGCGGTCGCGGCGGCCTGCGGTGGTTCCTGATGCTGGCGGCGACGGTTGCCGTCGGTGATG is from Candidatus Competibacteraceae bacterium and encodes:
- a CDS encoding phosphatase PAP2 family protein; translated protein: MRWLCRVRRRLARAVSRHRSGFADPFVSSGHAATVAMLTGVIVLHLPDDRRRRWSWLLLVLAGLVGLSRVVVGAHWPLDVLAGVTGGWLAAVLGTVWAQRWAWASRRPGGVG